Proteins encoded by one window of Streptomyces uncialis:
- a CDS encoding PAS domain-containing protein gives MSASRRSGTTDEIGPPEPERDGSDLLAALLDGMDAALCAFDADGVVTHWNREAERVLGWTAAEAVGRRGLSGWAVRPGDAAEVEGRLLTAMHAQGRQVHEFALVTKDGGRVLVRVQSAAVRGADGKPAGLYCAFSEVHAQIDLERSIALSEALFEDAAWGVVLVDADLRPAVVNAHAAQALGSGRTSLLGRPLGDLLTQGVEELEGALAHVLAEGPPPTPTDLWVSVRLPGGDTRRCWRSGFVRLSSPLAEEPVPLGVAWLFQDVTESKQTEQDAAQLRFRVNQLHRAARAAAECEDPVEAVSVQLDFSLAGFADNAVLDLVVRDPASGAPPREDSPDGTPVRLVRALATPSGTPGPSLDRYRTALPARYAAAHPALQSVERTSSVRASAPAGAPERAPEWAAARQWPEDTVHALCSVLRSRGRTLGVVTFLRAGSRPQFERMDATYAESIASRIAAALDLAGIGTDPPRT, from the coding sequence GTGAGTGCTTCCCGGCGTAGTGGGACCACCGACGAGATCGGACCGCCCGAGCCCGAACGGGACGGCTCCGATCTGCTCGCCGCGCTGCTCGACGGCATGGACGCGGCACTCTGCGCGTTCGACGCGGACGGTGTCGTCACCCATTGGAACCGCGAGGCGGAACGCGTCCTCGGCTGGACGGCCGCCGAGGCCGTCGGCCGCCGGGGTCTGTCCGGCTGGGCGGTGCGCCCCGGTGACGCCGCCGAGGTGGAGGGACGGCTGCTGACGGCGATGCACGCGCAGGGCCGTCAGGTGCATGAGTTCGCGCTGGTCACCAAGGACGGCGGCCGGGTCCTCGTGCGCGTCCAGTCGGCGGCCGTGCGCGGCGCGGACGGCAAGCCCGCCGGGCTGTACTGCGCGTTCAGCGAGGTGCACGCGCAGATCGATCTGGAACGGTCCATCGCGCTGAGCGAGGCGCTGTTCGAGGACGCCGCGTGGGGGGTCGTCCTCGTCGACGCCGATCTGCGGCCCGCCGTGGTGAACGCGCATGCCGCGCAGGCCCTGGGGAGCGGTCGTACGAGCCTGCTGGGCCGTCCTCTCGGTGATCTGCTCACCCAGGGCGTGGAGGAGCTGGAGGGCGCCCTCGCGCACGTCCTCGCGGAAGGTCCGCCACCCACGCCGACCGATCTGTGGGTGAGTGTCAGGCTGCCCGGCGGTGACACCCGGCGGTGCTGGCGCAGCGGCTTCGTCCGGTTGTCCTCGCCCCTCGCGGAGGAACCGGTTCCGCTGGGGGTCGCGTGGCTGTTCCAGGACGTCACCGAGTCCAAGCAGACCGAGCAGGACGCCGCACAGCTGCGGTTCCGGGTGAACCAGCTGCATCGCGCGGCGCGTGCCGCCGCCGAGTGCGAGGACCCCGTCGAGGCGGTGAGCGTGCAGCTGGACTTCTCGCTCGCCGGATTCGCCGACAACGCGGTGCTGGACCTGGTCGTCCGGGACCCCGCGAGCGGCGCTCCCCCGCGGGAGGACTCCCCCGACGGCACCCCGGTACGTCTGGTGCGGGCCCTCGCGACACCGTCCGGGACACCCGGCCCGAGCCTCGACCGGTACCGCACCGCGCTCCCCGCGCGGTACGCGGCGGCGCATCCCGCGCTCCAGAGCGTGGAACGCACCAGTTCGGTACGGGCGAGCGCGCCGGCCGGGGCTCCGGAACGGGCCCCGGAGTGGGCCGCGGCCCGGCAGTGGCCCGAGGACACCGTGCACGCCCTGTGCTCGGTGCTGCGCAGCCGGGGCCGCACGCTCGGGGTGGTGACGTTCCTGCGCGCGGGGAGCCGGCCCCAGTTCGAGCGGATGGACGCGACGTACGCGGAGAGCATCGCCTCGCGGATCGCCGCGGCGCTGGACCTGGCCGGGATCGGCACGGACCCGCCGCGGACCTGA
- a CDS encoding SIS domain-containing protein, whose product MSDSRSGAADQAGGAPADGAGGHAAGAGSKLSDRFFDAAIGLLQQVRDQDAPEIAAAGALLADTVADGGRLFAFGAGHSSLAAQDVVYRAGGLALMNLLTVPGVVGVDVMPATLGSALERVDGLATVVLETSPLRAGDVLFVISLSGRNALPVEMAMSARARGVKVIGVTSVAYATETGSRHSSGTYLKDHCDIVLDSRIPVGDAELTHDGIEAPFAPASTVVTSALLQAVLATAAGALAERGIEPPLLRSGNVDGGHEWNRRVMAEYRDRIFYQR is encoded by the coding sequence ATGAGCGACAGCAGGTCCGGAGCGGCAGACCAGGCCGGGGGCGCGCCGGCGGACGGCGCGGGGGGCCACGCGGCGGGGGCCGGGAGCAAGCTGTCCGACCGGTTCTTCGACGCGGCCATCGGACTGCTCCAGCAGGTCCGTGACCAGGACGCGCCCGAGATCGCCGCCGCCGGGGCCCTCCTCGCGGACACCGTCGCCGACGGCGGGCGGCTCTTCGCGTTCGGCGCGGGACACTCCTCGCTCGCCGCCCAGGACGTCGTCTACCGCGCGGGCGGCCTCGCCCTGATGAACCTGCTGACGGTCCCGGGGGTCGTCGGCGTCGATGTCATGCCCGCCACCCTCGGCTCCGCCCTGGAACGCGTCGACGGCCTCGCCACGGTGGTCCTGGAGACCAGCCCGCTCAGGGCCGGTGACGTCCTCTTCGTCATCTCGCTGTCGGGACGCAACGCCCTGCCCGTCGAGATGGCCATGAGCGCCCGCGCGCGTGGCGTCAAGGTCATCGGGGTGACCTCCGTCGCCTACGCCACGGAGACCGGTTCACGGCACTCCTCGGGCACCTACCTCAAGGACCACTGCGACATCGTCCTGGACAGCCGTATCCCGGTCGGGGACGCGGAACTGACCCACGACGGCATCGAGGCCCCGTTCGCCCCGGCCTCCACGGTGGTCACCAGCGCGCTCCTCCAGGCCGTGCTGGCGACGGCGGCCGGCGCGCTGGCGGAGCGCGGGATCGAGCCCCCCTTGTTGCGCTCCGGGAACGTCGACGGCGGTCATGAGTGGAACCGCCGGGTGATGGCCGAGTACCGGGACCGGATCTTCTACCAGCGGTGA
- a CDS encoding metal-dependent transcriptional regulator: MSGLIDTTEMYLRTILELEEEGVVPMRARIAERLDQSGPTVSQTVARMERDGLVSVASDRHLELTEEGRRLATRVMRKHRLAECLLVDVIGLEWEQVHAEACRWEHVMSEAVERRVLELLRHPTESPYGNPIPGLEELGEKESADPFLDEGMVSLADLDPGSDGKTVVVRRIGEPIQTDAQLMYTLRRAGVQPGSVVSVTESAGGVLVGSGGEAAELETEVASHVFVAKR; the protein is encoded by the coding sequence ATGTCCGGACTGATCGACACCACGGAGATGTATCTCCGCACCATCCTCGAACTCGAAGAGGAAGGTGTGGTCCCTATGCGCGCCCGTATCGCGGAGCGCCTGGATCAGAGCGGCCCGACGGTGAGCCAGACGGTCGCGCGCATGGAGCGTGACGGTCTGGTGTCGGTCGCCAGCGACCGGCATCTTGAGCTGACCGAGGAGGGCCGCAGGCTCGCCACGCGGGTGATGCGCAAGCACCGGCTCGCGGAATGCCTGCTGGTCGATGTGATCGGCCTGGAGTGGGAGCAGGTCCACGCGGAGGCGTGCCGCTGGGAGCACGTGATGAGCGAGGCGGTGGAGCGGCGGGTGCTGGAGCTGCTGCGGCACCCCACGGAGTCCCCGTACGGCAACCCGATCCCCGGGCTGGAGGAGCTGGGCGAGAAGGAGAGCGCCGACCCGTTCCTCGACGAGGGCATGGTCTCCCTCGCCGATCTGGACCCGGGCAGCGACGGCAAGACGGTCGTCGTGCGCCGGATCGGGGAGCCGATCCAGACCGACGCGCAGCTGATGTACACATTGCGCCGGGCCGGGGTGCAGCCCGGGTCCGTCGTCAGTGTCACGGAGTCGGCGGGCGGGGTGCTCGTCGGCAGCGGGGGCGAGGCCGCGGAGCTGGAGACCGAGGTGGCGAGCCACGTCTTCGTCGCCAAGCGGTAG